One window of Felis catus isolate Fca126 chromosome D4, F.catus_Fca126_mat1.0, whole genome shotgun sequence genomic DNA carries:
- the LOC101098412 gene encoding olfactory receptor 1L3-like gives MGISNLTRLSEFILIGLSSHPEDQKPLFALFLIMYLVTLTGNLLIILAIRSDPKLQNPMYFFLSILSFADICYTTVVVPKMLVNFLSETKTISYAECLTQMYFFLVFGNIDSYLLAVMAIDRYVAICNPFHYVTVMNHRRCTLLLAFSVAFSCLHSLLHVLLVNRLTFCAPNVIQHFFCDVNPVLKLACSSTFVNEVVAMTEGMASVMAPCICIIISYLRILIAVLNVPSVAGKCKAFSTCSSHLTVVTLFYGSITYVYFQPLSNYTVKDRIATIIYTVLTSMLNPFIYSLRNQDMKRGLEKLISRVKTQMDMLSNTQANKIHEP, from the coding sequence ATGGGAATTTCCAACCTGACAAGACTGTCTGAATTCATCCTCATAGGActctcctctcaccctgaggACCAGAAGCCactctttgctctctttcttaTCATGTACCTGGTCACTTTAACGGGGAATCTGCTCATCATCCTGGCTATCCGCTCTGATCCCAAACTCCAAaaccccatgtacttcttcctgagCATCTTGTCCTTTGCTGATATTTGCTACACAACAGTCGTGGTCCCCAAGATGTTAGTGAACTTCTTATCAGAGACAAAGACCATTTCCTATGCTGAATGTCTGACACAGATgtattttttcctggtttttggAAACATAGACAGTTATCTCCTGGCAGTTATGGCCATTGACCGCTATGTAGCCATCTGTAATCCTTTCCACTATGTCACTGTCATGAACCACAGACGCTGTACGTTGCTGCTGGCCTTCTCCGTAGCTTTCTCCTGCCTCCACTCCCTCCTACATGTCCTCCTGGTCAATCGGCTCACGTTCTGCGCACCAAATGTAATCCAACATTTTTTCTGTGATGTCAACCCTGTTCTGAAACTGGCCTGCTCTTCCACCTTTGTTAATGAAGTTGTGGCCATGACAGAAGGGATGGCTTCTGTGATGGCGCCATGTATCTGCATCATCATCTCTTACCTAAGGATTCTCATTGCTGTCCTCAATGTTCCCTCAGTGGCTGGAAAATGCAAAGCCTTCTCCACCTGCAGCTCCCATCTCACTGTGGTGACTCTGTTTTATGGGAGTATTACCTATGTCTATTTCCAACCCTTGTCCAACTATACTGTCAAGGACAGAATAGCAACAATCATCTACACTGTACTGACATCCATGTTGAATCCATTTATCTACAGTTTGAGAAACCAAGACATGAAACGGGGCTTAGAGAAATTGATAAGCAGAGTGAAGACTCAAATGGATATGCTTTCTAATACACAAGCCAACAAAATCCATGAACCCTGA